In Candidatus Methylomirabilota bacterium, one DNA window encodes the following:
- a CDS encoding ABC transporter permease, producing the protein MLAYIGRRALLAIFTVWAISVLSFAIIQLPPGDYVTSYIAQMASMGSVVSDEEAQTLRIQYGLGQPIYIQYLKWMKLVVQGNFGMSMEWRRPVTEVIGERLWLTVVVSVSALILTWTLALPIGIYSAVRQYSVGDYVATFIGFIGLAVPNFLLALVILYFGFVFFNANIGGLFSPELQDAPWGSAKVWDLAKHLPIPALILGLAGTAQQIRIMRANLLDELRKPYVVTARSKGLPERTVVLKYPVRVALNPFASTIGYTLPYIVSGSIIVSLVLGLPTVGPLLLKALIAQDMFLAGTIVLLLGVMTVAGTLISDILLVWIDPRIRIEDT; encoded by the coding sequence ATGCTCGCCTACATCGGTCGCCGCGCGCTCCTCGCGATCTTTACCGTGTGGGCGATCTCCGTGCTGTCCTTTGCCATCATCCAGCTCCCGCCCGGCGACTACGTCACGTCGTACATCGCGCAGATGGCCTCGATGGGCAGCGTGGTGTCCGACGAGGAGGCCCAGACTCTGCGCATCCAGTACGGACTGGGCCAACCCATCTACATCCAGTACCTCAAGTGGATGAAGCTGGTCGTGCAGGGCAACTTCGGCATGTCCATGGAGTGGCGACGTCCGGTCACCGAGGTGATCGGCGAGCGCCTGTGGCTCACCGTTGTGGTGTCGGTGTCGGCCCTCATCCTCACCTGGACGCTCGCGCTCCCCATCGGCATCTACTCGGCGGTGCGCCAGTACTCGGTGGGCGACTACGTGGCCACCTTCATCGGCTTCATCGGGCTCGCCGTGCCCAACTTCCTGCTCGCGCTGGTCATCCTCTATTTCGGCTTCGTCTTCTTCAATGCCAACATCGGGGGATTGTTCTCCCCAGAGCTCCAGGACGCCCCCTGGGGCTCGGCGAAGGTGTGGGACCTCGCCAAGCACCTGCCCATCCCTGCTCTCATCCTGGGGCTGGCGGGCACCGCGCAGCAGATCCGGATCATGCGGGCGAACCTGCTGGACGAGCTGCGCAAGCCCTACGTGGTGACCGCGCGCTCGAAGGGGCTGCCGGAGCGCACCGTGGTGCTCAAGTACCCGGTGCGCGTGGCGCTGAACCCTTTCGCGAGCACCATCGGGTACACGCTGCCGTACATCGTCTCGGGCAGCATCATCGTCTCCCTCGTGCTCGGCCTGCCCACGGTGGGCCCGCTGCTCCTCAAGGCGCTGATCGCCCAGGACATGTTCCTCGCCGGCACGATCGTGCTGCTGCTCGGCGTGATGACGGTGGCGGGCACCTTGATCTCCGACATCCTGCTCGTCTGGATCGATCCCCGTATCCGGATCGAGGACACGTGA